A single window of Candidatus Acidiferrales bacterium DNA harbors:
- a CDS encoding ABC transporter permease: VDADFAAVRDSCPDCRHVVPELGNPANVRSDFNSGRFNVTGSHPVFQEIRTIKLAEGRFYNTEDLAEGRRVAILGDEVRRQLFGTRPALDATLRVGDFPYQVIGLVEKKDQDSNYDGPDNSKIFVPFSAVRRDFPDPPPGTHYTVDRLIVTPKSYEQHEACEWQVRSGLARMHNFDPHDKEAVPIWDTVKEAKLFAQLTDGMKYFLGAVGVTTLFLGGIGVMNIMLVAVRERTQEIGLRKSLGATRHNILVQFFSEALLLVGLSGGAGIGVALVICRLVNLIPMPQYFAGLLVTPTALVGSAAALALVGIGSGLYPAWKASLLTPVEALRFEA; the protein is encoded by the coding sequence CGTAGATGCTGATTTTGCTGCCGTGCGCGACTCCTGCCCCGATTGCCGGCACGTGGTGCCGGAGCTGGGCAATCCGGCAAACGTGCGCAGCGATTTCAACTCCGGCCGGTTCAACGTGACTGGTTCCCACCCTGTTTTTCAGGAGATCCGCACCATCAAGCTCGCCGAGGGACGCTTCTATAACACCGAAGACCTAGCCGAGGGCCGCCGGGTGGCCATCCTCGGCGACGAAGTCCGGCGGCAACTGTTTGGCACCCGGCCGGCGCTCGACGCGACCCTCCGCGTGGGCGACTTTCCCTATCAAGTGATCGGCCTGGTCGAAAAAAAGGATCAGGATTCCAACTACGACGGCCCGGACAACAGCAAGATCTTTGTTCCGTTCAGCGCGGTGCGGCGCGACTTCCCCGACCCGCCGCCGGGCACGCATTACACGGTGGACCGGCTGATCGTGACACCCAAATCCTACGAGCAGCATGAGGCGTGCGAGTGGCAAGTGCGCTCGGGCCTGGCGCGGATGCACAACTTTGATCCTCACGACAAGGAGGCGGTTCCGATCTGGGACACGGTGAAAGAGGCCAAGCTCTTTGCCCAGTTGACCGACGGGATGAAGTATTTCCTGGGGGCGGTGGGAGTGACCACGCTTTTTTTGGGCGGTATCGGCGTAATGAACATCATGCTGGTGGCGGTGCGGGAGCGGACGCAGGAGATCGGACTGCGCAAATCGCTCGGCGCCACCCGGCACAACATCCTGGTCCAGTTTTTTTCTGAGGCGTTGTTGCTCGTCGGGCTGAGCGGCGGGGCGGGGATCGGGGTGGCGCTGGTGATTTGCCGGCTGGTCAACTTGATTCCGATGCCGCAGTATTTTGCCGGCTTGCTGGTCACGCCCACGGCGCTGGTCGGTTCAGCGGCGGCGCTGGCGCTGGTCGGAATCGGTTCGGGCCTCTATCCGGCGTGGAAAGCGTCGCTGCTGACGCCGGTGGAGGCGCTTCGCTTTGAAGCCTAA
- a CDS encoding ABC transporter permease, whose protein sequence is MFLDILKQAWEALRHHTVRSVLTTLGIIWGIVAVTILIAYGDGFRFAIVRAFEAFGRSAVICWPGQTSEQAGGQRAGRPIRFQIEDVKAIEEQCTLVKAVSPELFRRTEARRGDRTHSIGVRGVYPVYSEMRNEVPSEGRFFSSEDMLQHRRVVVLGEEIKTRLFGSSSAVGQTIAINGVRFLVIGTMEKKIQFSNYFTSDDNCGFIPFTTAGDIWNAKYLSVIVFMPVAPSMEPAAMEQVRAAVAKRQGFQPGDKMAMRMFGREQFRPVIDGITIGIEFLLTFIGILTLSIGSVGVMNIMLVSVSERTREIGIRRAMGATRRQILTQFLWEALVLTVGGGIIGMALSFAVAGAIDSLPFLGPMYEDASGKGDIHLRISAATLLLSSGILIVIGLLSGLFPAVRAARLDPVEALRYE, encoded by the coding sequence ATGTTTCTCGACATTCTCAAGCAGGCGTGGGAGGCATTGCGGCATCACACGGTGCGCTCGGTTCTGACCACGCTCGGCATCATCTGGGGCATCGTGGCGGTGACGATCCTGATTGCCTACGGCGATGGCTTTCGTTTTGCCATCGTGCGCGCCTTTGAGGCCTTTGGCCGGAGCGCGGTCATCTGCTGGCCCGGGCAGACATCGGAGCAGGCCGGCGGGCAGCGCGCCGGGCGGCCCATCCGGTTTCAGATTGAAGACGTGAAGGCCATCGAGGAGCAGTGCACGCTGGTCAAGGCGGTGAGCCCGGAACTTTTTCGACGCACCGAGGCAAGACGCGGCGACCGCACCCATTCCATCGGCGTCCGCGGCGTCTATCCCGTCTATTCCGAAATGCGCAACGAGGTGCCGAGCGAAGGCCGCTTTTTCTCGAGCGAAGACATGCTGCAACATCGCCGGGTGGTTGTTCTGGGCGAGGAGATCAAAACCAGGCTGTTTGGCTCTTCCTCCGCCGTCGGCCAGACGATTGCCATTAACGGCGTGCGCTTCCTCGTCATCGGCACCATGGAAAAAAAGATTCAGTTTTCCAACTATTTCACCTCCGATGACAACTGCGGCTTCATCCCCTTCACCACGGCCGGGGATATCTGGAACGCGAAATACCTGAGTGTAATCGTCTTCATGCCGGTTGCCCCCTCGATGGAGCCGGCGGCGATGGAGCAGGTGCGGGCGGCGGTGGCCAAGCGGCAAGGCTTTCAGCCGGGAGATAAGATGGCCATGCGCATGTTCGGCCGCGAGCAATTTCGGCCGGTGATTGACGGCATCACCATCGGGATAGAGTTTCTGCTGACGTTCATCGGCATCCTCACCCTGAGCATCGGCAGCGTGGGCGTGATGAACATCATGCTCGTTTCGGTCTCTGAGCGCACCCGCGAAATCGGGATTCGCCGGGCTATGGGCGCCACCCGGCGGCAGATCCTCACGCAATTTCTCTGGGAAGCCCTGGTGCTGACGGTTGGGGGCGGCATAATCGGCATGGCGCTTTCCTTCGCCGTTGCCGGAGCCATCGACTCGCTTCCTTTTCTGGGCCCGATGTATGAGGACGCTTCGGGTAAGGGCGACATCCATTTGCGCATCTCGGCGGCCACCCTCCTCCTCTCGAGCGGCATCTTGATCGTCATCGGCCTATTGAGCGGACTTTTCCCCGCCGTCCGGGCTGCCAGGCTCGACCCGGTAGAGGCTTTGCGGTACGAGTGA